A window of the Rhodoferax sp. GW822-FHT02A01 genome harbors these coding sequences:
- a CDS encoding SDR family NAD(P)-dependent oxidoreductase, producing the protein MKKHLTILTGASRGMGLALAEQLLTPNALLLCISRNSNTQMAQQAGTCGAELLQWQADLSDAAPVAQRVGDWLLALDTDTLASATLINNAGVIPALTPLREGEATELARALRVGLEAPMLLCGAFLGATQHWAQVPRKVLNISSGLGRRAMASSGAYCAAKAGMDHFTRCLALEEALLPHGARVCSLAPGVIDTDMQVQLRSANAAQFPDQGGFAALKEKGQLTSPADAARRLLAYLARPDFGAEPVADVRN; encoded by the coding sequence ATGAAAAAACACCTCACCATCCTGACCGGCGCGTCCCGTGGCATGGGACTGGCGCTGGCCGAGCAATTGCTGACCCCAAACGCCCTGCTGCTCTGCATCTCAAGAAACTCCAACACGCAAATGGCTCAACAGGCTGGCACCTGCGGCGCCGAGCTGCTGCAGTGGCAGGCTGACCTGAGTGACGCGGCACCTGTGGCGCAGCGGGTAGGCGACTGGCTGTTGGCACTGGACACCGATACGCTGGCCAGTGCCACCCTCATCAACAACGCGGGCGTGATTCCGGCGCTCACGCCCTTGCGCGAGGGCGAAGCGACCGAGCTGGCCCGCGCCCTGCGCGTAGGCCTCGAAGCGCCCATGCTGCTGTGCGGCGCCTTTCTGGGCGCGACCCAGCACTGGGCCCAAGTCCCGCGCAAGGTGCTGAATATTTCCTCGGGACTGGGTCGTCGCGCCATGGCATCGTCGGGCGCCTACTGCGCGGCCAAAGCTGGCATGGACCATTTCACCCGTTGCCTGGCACTGGAGGAAGCGTTGCTGCCACACGGCGCGCGCGTCTGCTCATTGGCGCCCGGCGTGATCGATACCGACATGCAGGTACAACTGCGCAGTGCAAATGCCGCACAGTTTCCCGACCAGGGTGGTTTTGCCGCCCTCAAAGAAAAAGGCCAGCTCACCAGCCCTGCCGATGCGGCAAGGCGGTTGCTGGCCTATCTGGCCCGACCCGACTTTGGCGCCGAGCCGGTGGCAGATGTCAGGAACTGA
- a CDS encoding acetyl-CoA C-acyltransferase family protein: MSKREVVVLGAARSAIGTFGGALADIEPCELAGTVMKEAIARSGVDPKVINYVTVGNTIPTESRFPYVARVASIQAGLSNESVAMALNRLCSSGLQAIVTTAQNILLGDCEYGIGGGVEVMSRAGYLSTAMRNGARMGDTKMIDTMVATLTDPFGVGHMGVTAENLVTKWGITREEQDALSVESHRRAAAAIAEGRFKSQIVPIVKKTRKGEVVFDTDEHVKPETTLESLAKLKPAFKKEGGTVTAGNASGINDGAAFFVLADADVAASAGHKPIARLVSYAVAGVPNEIMGEGPIPASKLALKKAGLTLDQMDVIESNEAFAAQAIAVSRGLGLDMAKTNPNGGAIALGHPIGCSGAFIATKLIYELQRIGGKYGLVTMCIGGGQGIACVFERL, encoded by the coding sequence ATGAGCAAGCGTGAAGTTGTAGTGTTGGGCGCAGCCCGTTCGGCCATTGGTACTTTCGGTGGAGCTTTGGCAGACATCGAGCCCTGCGAGCTGGCCGGCACCGTGATGAAGGAGGCGATTGCCCGTTCCGGCGTGGACCCCAAGGTCATCAACTACGTGACTGTCGGCAACACCATCCCCACGGAAAGCCGCTTTCCCTATGTGGCACGCGTCGCTTCCATCCAGGCTGGCCTGTCCAATGAGTCGGTGGCCATGGCGCTCAACCGCCTGTGCTCTTCCGGCCTGCAGGCCATCGTCACTACGGCACAGAACATCCTGCTGGGCGACTGCGAATACGGCATCGGTGGCGGTGTGGAAGTCATGAGCCGCGCCGGTTACCTGTCCACTGCCATGCGCAATGGCGCACGCATGGGCGACACCAAGATGATTGACACCATGGTGGCCACCCTGACCGATCCGTTCGGCGTGGGCCACATGGGTGTGACGGCAGAAAACCTGGTGACCAAATGGGGCATCACCCGTGAAGAGCAGGACGCACTGTCGGTGGAGTCGCACCGCCGTGCGGCTGCTGCCATCGCAGAAGGCCGCTTCAAGTCCCAGATCGTTCCCATCGTGAAGAAGACCCGCAAGGGCGAAGTGGTGTTCGACACCGACGAACACGTCAAGCCCGAGACCACCCTGGAGTCGCTGGCCAAGCTCAAGCCCGCGTTCAAGAAGGAAGGCGGTACCGTGACTGCCGGCAATGCCTCCGGCATCAACGACGGTGCAGCCTTCTTCGTGCTGGCCGATGCTGATGTGGCCGCCTCGGCTGGCCACAAGCCCATCGCCCGCCTGGTGTCTTACGCCGTGGCCGGTGTGCCCAACGAAATCATGGGTGAAGGCCCCATCCCCGCGTCCAAGTTGGCCCTGAAGAAGGCCGGCCTGACACTGGACCAGATGGACGTGATCGAAAGCAACGAAGCTTTTGCCGCACAAGCCATTGCTGTTTCCCGCGGCCTGGGCCTGGACATGGCCAAGACCAACCCCAACGGCGGTGCCATCGCCCTGGGTCATCCCATCGGCTGCTCCGGCGCGTTCATCGCCACCAAGCTGATCTATGAGCTGCAACGCATTGGCGGCAAGTACGGCCTGGTGACCATGTGCATTGGCGGTGGCCAGGGCATTGCCTGCGTGTTTGAGCGTCTGTAA
- a CDS encoding 2OG-Fe dioxygenase family protein: MSLTFSPPVLDRSADLGRILQLQGFAVLSAEQVAELSHASMPELMAWRPEWNDLPPDGYLRDGGRYRRRRHSCFVVNGDQATQVPHRPHWQPLEYNALHGGLERHFEPMHAALVEQPAWSQLLVWLGRVCSDLKGQQPWFVEAHQFRIDTTDGIGRPTPEGAHRDGVDMVAVFMVERAGVKGGETRVFEADGPKGQRFTLSQPWSVLLLDDARVIHESTPIQPLEPSGHRDTLVVTLRSGGFQSEA, encoded by the coding sequence ATGTCCCTCACATTTTCGCCCCCTGTCCTGGACCGCAGCGCCGATTTGGGCCGCATATTGCAGTTGCAAGGTTTTGCCGTGCTCAGCGCTGAACAAGTGGCTGAGCTCAGCCACGCTTCCATGCCGGAGCTGATGGCCTGGCGCCCCGAATGGAATGACTTGCCGCCTGACGGCTATCTGCGCGACGGCGGACGCTACCGGCGCAGGCGCCACAGCTGCTTTGTGGTGAACGGCGATCAAGCCACCCAGGTGCCGCACCGTCCGCACTGGCAACCGCTGGAATACAACGCCCTGCACGGTGGACTGGAGCGGCACTTTGAGCCCATGCACGCCGCACTGGTGGAGCAACCGGCCTGGTCGCAACTGCTGGTCTGGCTGGGGCGGGTGTGCTCGGACCTCAAGGGGCAGCAACCCTGGTTTGTTGAGGCGCACCAGTTCCGCATCGATACCACCGACGGCATTGGCCGCCCCACACCCGAAGGCGCGCACCGCGATGGGGTGGACATGGTGGCTGTCTTCATGGTGGAGCGCGCGGGTGTCAAAGGTGGCGAAACCCGGGTGTTTGAGGCGGATGGCCCCAAGGGGCAGCGCTTCACCCTGTCGCAGCCCTGGTCGGTGCTGCTGCTGGACGACGCGCGCGTGATCCACGAAAGCACGCCCATCCAACCCCTGGAGCCCAGCGGTCACCGCGACACGCTGGTTGTCACCTTGCGTTCAGGCGGTTTTCAGTCAGAGGCCTAA
- a CDS encoding hemerythrin domain-containing protein yields the protein MQATADRKTMQWTPTLALDMPMMDDTHEEFIALLAAAVEAPDETLLSRWAELIDHTQEHFDREDQWMQATGFSAENCHATQHNIILQVMREGGKRGLQGELDLVRQMAHELGLWFVNHVQSMDAGLALHLRSAGFDPATGEMSQPSALPAEQIHGCGGGTCGSSAGAPEVPANTAVTA from the coding sequence ATGCAAGCAACCGCGGACCGTAAGACCATGCAATGGACACCCACCCTGGCGTTGGATATGCCGATGATGGACGACACCCACGAAGAATTTATCGCCCTGCTGGCAGCGGCCGTGGAAGCGCCCGATGAGACGCTTCTGTCCCGCTGGGCTGAACTGATAGACCACACCCAGGAGCATTTCGACCGTGAGGACCAGTGGATGCAGGCCACCGGTTTTTCCGCGGAGAACTGCCACGCAACCCAGCACAACATCATCCTGCAAGTGATGCGTGAAGGCGGCAAGCGTGGCCTGCAAGGCGAACTGGACCTGGTGCGCCAGATGGCACACGAGCTGGGCCTGTGGTTCGTCAACCATGTGCAAAGCATGGATGCCGGGCTGGCCCTGCATTTGCGTTCTGCCGGCTTTGATCCAGCCACGGGTGAAATGAGTCAACCATCCGCTCTACCTGCCGAACAGATCCATGGCTGCGGTGGAGGCACTTGTGGCTCATCGGCGGGCGCGCCGGAAGTGCCGGCCAACACGGCTGTTACAGCCTGA
- a CDS encoding YitT family protein — MQDAPADLRHRPHEDVQALITGTLFVALGVVMFGRTGLLTGGTAGVAFLIHYATGWNFGLVFFLINLPFYGLAFQRMGRVFTLKTFVSVALLASISNLLPQWISLGAINPVFASVAGGLLMGTGMLILFRHQASLGGFNVLALYLQERYGWRAGFIQMGLDCAIVALAFAVTDWWHIALSILGAVMLNQTLALNHRKGRYVAI; from the coding sequence ATGCAGGACGCCCCCGCCGACCTGCGCCACCGTCCCCATGAGGACGTCCAGGCCCTGATTACGGGCACATTGTTTGTAGCGCTGGGCGTGGTGATGTTCGGTCGCACCGGACTGCTGACCGGCGGCACGGCGGGCGTTGCGTTCCTGATCCATTACGCCACCGGCTGGAACTTCGGGCTGGTGTTCTTCCTCATCAACTTGCCCTTCTACGGTCTTGCCTTCCAGCGCATGGGCAGGGTATTCACCCTCAAGACCTTCGTGTCGGTGGCCCTGCTGGCGAGCATCAGCAACCTGCTGCCGCAGTGGATTTCCCTAGGCGCCATCAACCCCGTGTTTGCCAGTGTGGCCGGTGGTCTGCTCATGGGCACTGGCATGCTGATCCTGTTCCGGCACCAGGCCAGCCTGGGCGGCTTCAATGTGCTGGCACTGTATCTGCAGGAGCGCTACGGCTGGCGCGCAGGCTTCATACAGATGGGGCTGGACTGCGCCATCGTGGCGCTGGCTTTTGCCGTGACCGACTGGTGGCATATTGCCCTGTCCATTCTGGGCGCCGTGATGCTCAACCAGACCCTGGCCCTCAACCACCGCAAGGGCCGCTACGTGGCCATCTAA
- a CDS encoding serine hydrolase domain-containing protein has translation MTSHSLFDTAAPESLGFVPARLQRIDAMLSDASNRRHLPGAVAMVVRRGKVVLQSSVGMQDANTGTAMSPDSLFRIYSMTKPIVSVAVMMLAEQGRVLLGDPIWKYLPEFTDVQVVSLVDGQPVKHRPRIAPTVQDLLRHTSGLTYEILGTEPVQQLYAQADLWSRKKTNREFSQVLSTLPLMFEPGTTFGYSRATDLLGSLIEAVTGQTLGAFLQQNILDPLGMADTVFHVEPAQQHRIAEPFAVCPDTGAPVELIDIRQPYPMESGGAGLVSTVGDYARFLQCLQNGGELQGHRILMPNTVRNMTTDHLGQMAQHFTQRSGYMLAQGVGFGLGFSVKLQDGLDPQPGSAGLYSWGGIGGTTFFVDPAKELFAILLTQAPNQRDIYRPRFRAMVYAALLD, from the coding sequence ATGACCAGCCACTCACTGTTTGACACCGCCGCCCCTGAGTCCTTGGGCTTTGTGCCCGCACGCCTGCAACGCATCGACGCCATGTTGTCGGATGCTTCCAATCGAAGACACCTGCCGGGTGCGGTGGCGATGGTGGTACGTCGTGGCAAGGTGGTGCTCCAAAGCAGCGTAGGCATGCAGGATGCGAACACCGGCACTGCCATGTCGCCGGACTCGCTGTTTCGCATCTATTCCATGACCAAACCGATTGTCTCGGTAGCGGTGATGATGCTCGCCGAGCAAGGGCGGGTTTTGTTGGGCGATCCGATCTGGAAGTACCTGCCCGAATTCACGGACGTGCAGGTGGTTTCGCTGGTGGATGGGCAACCCGTCAAGCACAGGCCGCGCATTGCACCGACGGTGCAGGACTTGCTGCGCCATACCTCCGGGCTGACCTACGAGATTTTAGGAACCGAGCCGGTGCAGCAGCTGTATGCACAAGCCGACCTGTGGTCGCGCAAGAAGACCAATCGTGAGTTCTCCCAGGTGCTTTCCACCCTGCCGCTGATGTTCGAGCCGGGCACCACCTTCGGCTACAGCCGTGCAACCGACTTGCTGGGCAGCCTGATCGAAGCCGTGACTGGGCAGACGCTGGGCGCGTTCCTGCAACAAAACATCCTGGACCCCCTGGGCATGGCGGACACCGTCTTCCATGTGGAGCCAGCGCAGCAACACCGCATTGCGGAGCCGTTCGCCGTGTGCCCCGATACGGGCGCGCCTGTGGAACTCATTGATATTCGCCAACCCTATCCCATGGAATCCGGTGGCGCTGGCCTAGTGTCCACCGTGGGCGACTACGCCCGCTTTCTGCAGTGTCTGCAGAATGGCGGCGAGCTGCAGGGGCATCGCATTCTCATGCCCAACACGGTGCGCAACATGACTACGGACCACCTGGGGCAGATGGCCCAGCACTTCACCCAGCGTTCGGGCTACATGCTGGCACAGGGCGTGGGCTTCGGCTTGGGCTTTTCCGTCAAACTGCAGGACGGGCTGGATCCGCAACCGGGTTCAGCCGGCCTGTACAGCTGGGGTGGCATTGGTGGAACCACCTTCTTCGTGGACCCAGCCAAGGAGCTGTTTGCGATTCTGCTGACCCAGGCACCCAACCAGCGTGACATCTATCGCCCGAGGTTTCGGGCCATGGTGTACGCTGCGTTGCTGGATTAG
- a CDS encoding amino acid ABC transporter substrate-binding protein — protein MTMKSLKIVAAIVATMGTLVASPAFAGKTLDAIKARGQVICGVNTGLAGFGAADSGGKWTGLDVDICRAVAAATLGDGEKVKYVPLNAQARFTALQSGEVDILSRNTTFTLTRDASLGLSQTAVTYYDGQGFMVTVKSKIKSAKQLKGQTVCVQSGTTTEKNLTDFSKASGLGIKPVVFEKLEAAEGAYFSGRCVAYTTDASGLASTRNKVAKNPADHVILPDLISKEPLGPMVRRGDDEWTAIVKWTIYGLLEAEEYGVTAANVDEQKANSKDPIVGRLLGSTEDTGKLLGLDKEWLARAIKTTGNYGEIFERNVGPKSALQLPRGLNNLWNKGGVQYAPPLR, from the coding sequence ATGACTATGAAATCACTGAAGATCGTTGCTGCCATTGTGGCCACCATGGGTACTTTGGTTGCCAGCCCGGCGTTTGCCGGCAAGACCCTGGACGCCATCAAGGCGCGCGGGCAAGTGATTTGCGGCGTAAACACCGGTCTGGCTGGTTTCGGTGCTGCTGATTCTGGTGGCAAGTGGACCGGTCTCGATGTGGATATCTGCCGCGCGGTGGCTGCAGCCACCCTGGGAGACGGCGAAAAGGTGAAGTACGTCCCGCTGAATGCACAGGCCCGCTTCACCGCGCTGCAATCCGGCGAAGTTGACATCCTGTCGCGCAACACCACATTCACCCTGACCCGCGATGCGTCCCTGGGCCTGAGCCAGACAGCCGTGACTTACTACGATGGCCAGGGCTTCATGGTTACGGTCAAGAGCAAGATCAAGAGTGCCAAACAGCTTAAGGGCCAAACCGTTTGCGTGCAGTCCGGCACCACGACCGAGAAGAATCTGACCGACTTCTCCAAGGCCTCCGGCCTGGGCATCAAGCCTGTGGTGTTTGAAAAACTGGAAGCTGCGGAGGGCGCCTATTTCTCCGGTCGTTGCGTGGCTTATACAACCGACGCATCCGGCTTGGCGTCTACCCGCAACAAGGTTGCCAAGAATCCCGCCGACCATGTGATCTTGCCGGACCTGATCTCCAAAGAGCCCCTGGGTCCCATGGTGCGCCGTGGCGATGACGAGTGGACCGCTATTGTCAAATGGACCATCTACGGTCTGCTGGAAGCCGAAGAATACGGTGTGACCGCAGCCAACGTGGATGAACAAAAGGCCAACAGCAAAGACCCCATCGTGGGCCGCTTGCTTGGATCCACTGAAGACACCGGCAAGCTGCTGGGTCTCGACAAGGAATGGCTGGCACGTGCCATCAAGACCACGGGCAACTACGGTGAAATATTCGAACGCAACGTAGGTCCCAAATCGGCCCTGCAATTACCGCGTGGCCTGAACAACCTGTGGAACAAGGGCGGCGTCCAGTACGCACCACCCTTGCGCTAA
- a CDS encoding ABC transporter permease subunit (The N-terminal region of this protein, as described by TIGR01726, is a three transmembrane segment that identifies a subfamily of ABC transporter permease subunits, which specificities that include histidine, arginine, glutamine, glutamate, L-cystine (sic), the opines (in Agrobacterium) octopine and nopaline, etc.), producing the protein MSTSHKPPKQPWSWRSQAFRGLIYQLVTVAVIVAVVLYLAHNTKVNMNARGIQSGWDFMLGGAGFDIGESLFAYDSADPYWKAYLIGFSNTLRVAILGIILTTILGTLIGVGRFSRNALVRGICVCYVEFFRNIPVLLQLLMWYLMFTEVLPESAEPLVLGPLYLSKGGLNFPVPVWGTGQLYAVIGMAVAIVVALFYRSYAIRSFEKTGVPKSLFWVPVGIVIGFGVVGWIVGGAPMEFNMPVKGEFAIENGGALTPEFLSVLLGLTVYTAAFVAEVVRGGIQSVALGQSEAAAALGLSRGQTMRLVTLPQALRVIIPPVTNQFLNLTKNSSLAVAIGYPDVVSISNTAINQTGRAVECIAVIMLVYLSTSLFTSISMNWYNNRSAIRER; encoded by the coding sequence ATGTCCACTTCCCACAAACCACCCAAACAGCCCTGGTCCTGGCGTAGTCAGGCATTCCGCGGCCTGATCTACCAGTTGGTCACCGTGGCAGTCATCGTCGCTGTGGTGCTCTACCTGGCACACAACACCAAAGTCAACATGAATGCCCGCGGCATCCAGAGCGGCTGGGACTTCATGCTGGGCGGCGCCGGCTTTGACATCGGCGAGAGCCTGTTCGCCTATGACTCCGCCGACCCGTACTGGAAGGCCTACCTCATCGGCTTTTCCAACACGCTCAGGGTTGCCATCCTGGGCATCATCCTGACCACCATTCTGGGTACGCTAATCGGCGTGGGGCGCTTCTCCCGCAATGCGCTGGTACGTGGCATTTGCGTGTGCTACGTGGAGTTCTTCCGCAACATTCCGGTACTGCTGCAGTTGCTCATGTGGTATCTGATGTTTACCGAAGTGCTACCCGAATCCGCTGAGCCGCTGGTGCTGGGACCGCTTTACTTGAGCAAGGGCGGCCTGAATTTTCCGGTTCCGGTATGGGGTACGGGCCAGTTGTATGCGGTCATCGGCATGGCAGTGGCGATTGTGGTTGCGTTGTTCTACCGAAGTTATGCCATCCGGTCGTTTGAGAAGACCGGTGTGCCCAAGAGCCTGTTCTGGGTGCCCGTAGGTATCGTCATCGGCTTTGGCGTGGTGGGCTGGATCGTAGGCGGTGCGCCCATGGAGTTCAACATGCCGGTCAAGGGCGAATTCGCCATTGAAAATGGCGGCGCCCTCACCCCGGAATTCCTGTCTGTGCTGCTGGGGTTGACCGTCTATACGGCGGCCTTTGTGGCAGAGGTGGTGCGCGGAGGCATCCAGTCGGTGGCCTTGGGCCAGTCGGAAGCAGCGGCAGCATTGGGTCTGAGCCGCGGCCAGACCATGCGACTGGTGACGCTGCCGCAGGCACTGCGCGTGATCATCCCACCGGTAACCAACCAGTTCCTCAACCTGACCAAGAACTCCTCCCTGGCGGTGGCCATTGGCTATCCGGATGTGGTGTCCATTTCCAACACGGCCATCAACCAGACCGGGCGGGCGGTGGAATGCATTGCCGTGATCATGCTGGTGTACTTGAGCACCTCGCTGTTCACATCCATCAGCATGAACTGGTACAACAACCGTTCGGCCATCAGGGAACGCTAG
- a CDS encoding amino acid ABC transporter permease, whose amino-acid sequence MTATIFQPIAPRPAPVKTEGLAAWIKFNLFANLPTSIGTIIIGLVLLAIVPRFINWAFINAVWAKDYDACHAAAGACWGVVAEKYRIIIFGRYPFEEQWRPLVSALALLGLLVASCMRAFWKPWLAALWIGVLAFFFTVMYGGVLGLSRVDTDRWGGLPLTLLLASLSMSMAFPIALVIALGRRSKLPAIRSVCTIYVELIRGVPLISVLFMASFMFPLLMPQGFSIDVLVRVLAGITLFAAAYMAEVIRGGLQAVPKGQVEAAATLGLSYWQTQRKIVLPQALAMVVPGVMNNFISTFKDTSLVTIVSLYELTGAMSMALNSDANWRPFKIEGYLFIALIYFIFCFSMSRYSIWIEKQVNKSKLR is encoded by the coding sequence ATGACTGCAACCATTTTTCAACCTATTGCACCACGCCCCGCCCCGGTCAAGACCGAGGGGCTGGCCGCCTGGATCAAATTCAACCTGTTTGCCAACCTGCCCACGTCGATAGGCACCATCATCATCGGTCTAGTACTGCTGGCCATCGTGCCCCGCTTCATCAACTGGGCCTTCATCAACGCCGTCTGGGCCAAGGACTACGATGCCTGCCACGCGGCCGCAGGGGCCTGCTGGGGCGTGGTGGCAGAGAAGTACCGCATCATCATCTTCGGCCGTTATCCGTTTGAAGAACAATGGCGACCACTGGTATCCGCGCTGGCGCTTCTGGGACTGCTGGTGGCCAGTTGCATGCGCGCGTTCTGGAAACCCTGGCTGGCGGCGCTGTGGATTGGCGTGCTGGCCTTCTTCTTCACGGTGATGTATGGCGGCGTTCTGGGCCTCTCACGTGTGGATACGGACCGCTGGGGTGGCTTGCCGCTGACGCTGTTGCTGGCATCCCTGTCGATGTCCATGGCCTTCCCGATTGCGCTGGTGATCGCGCTGGGCCGCCGCTCCAAGCTGCCCGCCATCCGCAGCGTGTGCACCATCTATGTGGAGCTGATTCGCGGCGTGCCGCTGATCTCGGTGCTGTTCATGGCGTCGTTCATGTTCCCCCTGCTCATGCCGCAAGGCTTCAGCATTGATGTGCTGGTGCGGGTGCTGGCCGGCATTACCCTGTTTGCCGCGGCCTACATGGCCGAAGTGATACGCGGTGGCCTGCAGGCGGTGCCCAAGGGGCAGGTGGAGGCCGCGGCCACACTGGGCCTGAGCTACTGGCAGACGCAGCGCAAAATCGTGTTGCCCCAGGCGCTGGCCATGGTGGTGCCCGGCGTCATGAACAACTTCATTTCCACCTTCAAGGACACCTCGCTGGTCACCATCGTGAGCCTGTATGAGCTTACCGGCGCCATGAGCATGGCGCTGAACTCGGATGCCAACTGGCGACCATTCAAGATCGAGGGCTACCTCTTCATCGCCCTGATCTATTTCATTTTCTGCTTCTCCATGTCGCGCTACAGCATCTGGATTGAAAAGCAGGTCAACAAAAGCAAGCTGCGCTAA
- a CDS encoding amino acid ABC transporter ATP-binding protein, producing MSEHIITFDKVNKWYGNSFHVLRDIDLQVKTGERIVVCGPSGSGKSTLIRCINRLEEHQQGHLTVDGVELTDDVKAIDDVRKKVGMVFQQFNLFPHLTVLENLTLSPMWVGKMPKKEAEERAMAQLERVRIANQASKYPLQLSGGQQQRVAIARALCLKPKIMLFDEPTSALDPEMIKEVLDVMIEMANQGITMLCVTHEMGFAKAVADRVIFMDQGQIVEQNNPHDFFNNPQSDRSRDFLSKILGH from the coding sequence ATGTCAGAACACATCATTACCTTCGACAAAGTCAACAAATGGTATGGCAACAGTTTTCACGTGCTGCGTGACATCGACCTGCAGGTCAAGACCGGCGAGCGCATCGTGGTTTGCGGCCCATCGGGCTCAGGCAAGTCGACCCTGATCCGCTGCATCAACCGCCTGGAAGAGCACCAGCAAGGCCACCTCACCGTGGACGGTGTGGAGCTCACTGACGACGTCAAGGCCATTGACGATGTGCGCAAGAAAGTCGGCATGGTGTTCCAGCAGTTCAACCTGTTCCCCCATCTCACCGTGCTGGAAAACCTCACGCTGTCCCCGATGTGGGTAGGCAAGATGCCCAAGAAGGAAGCCGAAGAACGCGCCATGGCGCAACTGGAACGCGTGCGCATTGCCAACCAGGCCAGCAAGTACCCGCTGCAGCTCTCGGGTGGCCAGCAGCAGCGTGTGGCGATTGCCCGCGCGCTGTGCCTCAAGCCCAAGATCATGCTGTTTGACGAGCCCACGTCGGCGCTGGACCCGGAGATGATCAAGGAAGTGCTGGACGTGATGATCGAGATGGCCAACCAGGGCATCACCATGCTATGCGTCACACACGAAATGGGCTTTGCCAAAGCCGTGGCCGACCGTGTGATCTTCATGGACCAGGGCCAGATCGTGGAGCAGAACAACCCGCACGACTTCTTCAACAACCCGCAGAGCGACCGCAGCCGGGACTTTCTCTCCAAGATTTTGGGGCACTGA
- a CDS encoding flavin reductase family protein: protein MLSSVRPQKAKPPTFSKAEFRTALGMFATGVTVVTGRAPDGSLVGLTANSFNSVSMSPPLVLWSLSQTAGSMAAFSTGSHYAINILSADQQELARQFAAKDVDRFAGVKYHLGAAGAPLIEGAAATFECFNRSRYEEGDHVIFVGEVERCTTLAGASPLLYHGGKFYAEHPL from the coding sequence ATGTTGTCTTCCGTCCGGCCCCAAAAGGCCAAGCCCCCTACTTTTTCCAAAGCCGAGTTCCGTACCGCCCTGGGCATGTTTGCCACGGGCGTCACAGTAGTAACCGGACGTGCCCCTGACGGCAGTCTGGTGGGGCTGACGGCCAATTCGTTCAATTCGGTCTCGATGTCACCTCCGCTGGTGCTTTGGAGCCTGTCGCAAACGGCGGGCTCCATGGCAGCCTTCAGCACCGGGTCGCACTATGCCATCAACATCCTGAGTGCGGACCAGCAGGAACTGGCGCGCCAGTTCGCCGCAAAAGATGTAGACCGCTTTGCCGGTGTGAAGTACCACCTGGGCGCTGCCGGTGCGCCCCTGATCGAAGGCGCGGCAGCCACGTTTGAATGCTTCAACCGCAGCCGCTATGAAGAAGGCGATCACGTGATCTTTGTAGGCGAGGTGGAGCGTTGCACGACGCTGGCCGGTGCATCTCCCCTGCTCTATCACGGCGGCAAGTTCTACGCGGAGCACCCGCTGTAA